Proteins encoded within one genomic window of Candidatus Limnocylindria bacterium:
- a CDS encoding ABC transporter substrate-binding protein — MLSRTALFKLLATVMAAGIAVAACGGTTPAASSAPTTAASAAPSAALGQLPVPELTKVRIGISTPTEPVQFAETLAERLGFYKKYGITTVEVTGFEGDGKALQALIADQVDFFVGGASTAINSVVTDTPVKVISMNSTTLTDGLFCGKDIKVPADVKGKSVAISTFGGTSHGSALLMLKGIGLTDKDAVITQTGGEGVRIAALKGGSVGCAVVGMSQEKAMKDAGLNLLIDLSKAKLQWGRSGLMAKTSFLQKNPNTALVVVAAALEAQNSIWTDTATATAKFVDWAQVKADAADLVMKDFLTYGSRSMTFTADAFTAPRDVLASVNPAVKDVDVTKAFDLSYLTKLKDIGFYQKNNIPTTN, encoded by the coding sequence ATGTTGTCGAGAACTGCTCTGTTCAAGCTGCTCGCGACCGTCATGGCAGCCGGCATCGCGGTCGCCGCGTGCGGCGGCACGACACCAGCGGCGAGCAGCGCGCCGACGACGGCCGCAAGCGCCGCCCCGAGCGCGGCACTCGGTCAGCTGCCGGTGCCGGAGCTCACGAAGGTCCGCATCGGCATCAGCACGCCGACCGAGCCGGTGCAGTTCGCGGAGACGCTCGCCGAGCGGCTCGGTTTCTACAAGAAGTACGGCATCACGACCGTCGAGGTCACCGGGTTCGAGGGTGATGGGAAGGCGCTCCAGGCGCTCATCGCGGACCAGGTCGACTTCTTCGTCGGTGGCGCCTCGACCGCGATCAACTCCGTGGTCACCGACACGCCGGTCAAGGTCATCTCGATGAACAGCACAACGCTGACCGACGGTCTCTTCTGCGGCAAGGACATCAAGGTCCCCGCGGACGTGAAGGGCAAGTCGGTCGCGATCAGCACCTTCGGTGGCACGTCGCACGGCTCCGCGCTGCTGATGCTCAAGGGCATCGGCCTGACCGACAAGGACGCTGTCATCACCCAGACCGGAGGCGAGGGCGTCCGGATCGCAGCACTCAAGGGCGGATCGGTCGGCTGCGCGGTCGTCGGCATGTCCCAGGAAAAGGCGATGAAGGACGCGGGCCTCAACCTGCTCATCGACCTCTCGAAGGCCAAGCTCCAGTGGGGCCGCAGCGGACTCATGGCGAAGACCTCGTTCCTTCAGAAGAACCCGAACACCGCGCTCGTCGTGGTGGCGGCGGCGCTCGAGGCGCAGAACTCGATCTGGACCGACACGGCGACCGCGACGGCGAAGTTCGTCGACTGGGCGCAGGTGAAGGCGGATGCCGCCGACCTCGTGATGAAGGACTTCCTCACCTACGGCTCGCGGTCGATGACCTTCACGGCGGACGCATTCACCGCACCACGCGACGTGCTCGCGTCGGTCAACCCGGCGGTCAAGGACGTCGACGTCACCAAGGCGTTCGACCTGAGCTACCTCACGAAGCTCAAGGACATCGGCTTCTACCAGAAGAACAACATCCCGACGACCAACTAA